A window of Aerococcus urinae contains these coding sequences:
- a CDS encoding DAK2 domain-containing protein — protein sequence MSQLVIDASELRNMVAVGCDKLKQGADYVDSLNVFPVPDGDTGTNMNLSFSAGLDGVEKNDGQSVEEVADALAKGLLMGARGNSGVILSQIFRGFAKGCKGLEKLDAKALANSFDQAVKSAYKAVMKPVEGTILTVVREGAEAGLVQAEKSDDVIEVMRAVSEGANLALENTPNLLPVLKEVGVVDSGGQGLCLIYAGFLEALTGEAVASFHTNVENTDLTELAHEENYYNTSHSVSSEDIKFGFCTEIMVALGQGSEDYEDFDYETFRNYLSERGDSLLVVNDDEVVKVHVHTERPGDVLNYGQKFGTLIKVKVDNMRQQHEDILTNKAKSAPKEKQAYSIIAVCAGEGVSELFKEAGASYIISGGQTMNPSTEDFVKAIEAVNAENIILLPNNKNIFMAAKQAADVSEVPTVVLETESITQGLAALLGFNLNDDLASNESSMKEAFHEVKSGQVTHAIRDTSISGLTIHKGDYMGLVEGDIQVCDKDKSQAARKTVQALTDEESELVTLIYGEDISEEEASQLADLITEDNDQLEVEVYKGDQPVYSYLISVE from the coding sequence ATGAGTCAGTTAGTCATTGATGCATCAGAATTAAGAAACATGGTTGCCGTAGGTTGCGACAAGTTAAAGCAAGGAGCAGATTATGTCGATTCCTTAAATGTCTTTCCGGTACCTGATGGGGATACAGGAACCAATATGAACCTATCCTTTTCAGCGGGCTTAGACGGAGTCGAGAAGAACGATGGGCAAAGTGTCGAAGAAGTCGCTGATGCCCTAGCTAAGGGTTTGCTAATGGGTGCACGGGGAAATTCCGGCGTAATCCTATCCCAAATCTTTAGAGGCTTTGCTAAGGGCTGTAAGGGTCTCGAAAAGTTAGATGCCAAGGCCCTAGCTAATAGCTTTGACCAGGCGGTTAAGTCGGCCTATAAGGCAGTCATGAAGCCAGTGGAAGGAACGATCTTGACCGTGGTCCGTGAGGGAGCAGAAGCCGGTCTAGTCCAAGCTGAAAAGAGTGATGACGTCATAGAGGTTATGCGCGCTGTTTCTGAAGGCGCTAACTTGGCTTTAGAGAACACCCCTAACCTGCTTCCTGTATTAAAAGAAGTAGGCGTTGTTGATTCTGGCGGTCAGGGACTTTGCTTAATCTATGCTGGCTTCTTAGAGGCCTTGACGGGTGAAGCGGTTGCTAGTTTCCATACCAATGTGGAAAATACTGACCTCACGGAATTAGCCCATGAAGAAAATTACTATAATACTTCCCATTCCGTGTCTTCAGAAGATATCAAATTCGGCTTCTGTACCGAAATTATGGTGGCTTTAGGTCAAGGCTCAGAAGACTATGAAGACTTTGACTATGAGACTTTTCGAAATTACCTAAGTGAACGCGGGGATTCCTTATTAGTGGTTAATGATGATGAAGTAGTCAAGGTCCATGTCCACACTGAACGTCCTGGTGATGTCCTCAATTATGGGCAAAAATTTGGGACCTTAATCAAGGTGAAAGTGGATAATATGCGCCAGCAACATGAGGATATCTTGACCAATAAGGCCAAGTCAGCCCCTAAGGAAAAACAAGCCTACAGTATTATTGCTGTTTGTGCCGGTGAAGGCGTGAGCGAACTCTTTAAAGAGGCGGGGGCTAGCTACATCATTTCCGGTGGCCAAACCATGAATCCGTCAACGGAAGACTTTGTTAAGGCCATTGAAGCGGTTAACGCTGAAAATATCATCCTCTTACCTAACAATAAGAATATCTTTATGGCGGCTAAACAAGCAGCTGACGTTAGCGAAGTACCTACCGTGGTCTTGGAAACCGAGTCGATTACCCAAGGATTAGCAGCTTTACTTGGCTTTAACCTCAATGATGACTTAGCAAGTAATGAAAGCTCCATGAAAGAAGCCTTCCATGAAGTCAAGAGTGGGCAAGTGACCCATGCGATTCGGGACACCTCCATCTCTGGTTTAACCATCCACAAGGGTGACTATATGGGCCTCGTTGAAGGCGATATTCAAGTCTGTGATAAGGATAAGAGTCAGGCAGCCCGTAAAACAGTCCAGGCCTTAACCGATGAAGAAAGTGAATTAGTGACTTTAATCTATGGTGAAGACATCAGTGAAGAAGAGGCTAGTCAGTTAGCCGACCTTATCACTGAAGATAATGATCAATTAGAAGTTGAAGTCTATAAAGGGGACCAGCCTGTCTATAGTTACTTAATTTCTGTTGAATAG
- a CDS encoding MsnO8 family LLM class oxidoreductase has protein sequence MKIGILDFIPRDREMTAIESFKSAMNLLQLADEKGLARYWFAEHHSTPALLGSSPQVTLGYAAAITKHIRLGTGGVMLDNLSAYQLAENFKVLECLAPHRIEAGVGYSNPKEQADQKEMGGFDFKNPKPYKDELVALYDYMHDQRSVHQEGKARAMPVLFDHEIPYYVMVTSTRHVRYIAEQGWGMLFGLFLNPSYEECKEAIRIYRKYFKPNGISNTPHVMVSLYVISAYDENVLEGLEKAINAWILTFRSNKRALYQLLSVEEAEFYPFSDEEKETIDHYQEAKLIASPKEIQAKFSHLMKELDCDEFLVVNQLSGYNYRRDLINILADIDL, from the coding sequence ATGAAAATAGGTATTTTGGATTTTATCCCTCGCGATCGTGAAATGACGGCGATCGAATCCTTTAAAAGCGCCATGAATTTATTACAATTGGCAGATGAAAAGGGACTGGCTCGTTACTGGTTTGCTGAACACCACAGTACCCCGGCACTCTTAGGGTCAAGCCCCCAAGTCACATTAGGCTACGCAGCGGCAATTACCAAGCATATCCGCCTGGGCACAGGTGGGGTGATGCTGGATAATTTAAGTGCCTATCAATTGGCTGAGAACTTTAAAGTCTTGGAATGCTTAGCCCCCCACCGGATTGAAGCGGGGGTAGGTTATAGTAATCCTAAGGAACAGGCTGACCAAAAGGAAATGGGGGGCTTTGACTTTAAGAATCCCAAACCCTATAAGGATGAATTAGTCGCCCTTTATGACTATATGCATGATCAACGGTCAGTCCACCAAGAAGGAAAAGCTCGGGCCATGCCAGTCTTATTTGACCATGAGATTCCTTATTATGTCATGGTGACCTCCACCCGCCACGTTCGCTATATTGCTGAACAAGGCTGGGGCATGCTCTTTGGTCTCTTCCTCAATCCTTCCTATGAGGAATGTAAAGAAGCCATCCGCATTTATCGCAAGTATTTTAAACCCAATGGGATTAGTAATACCCCCCATGTCATGGTGTCTCTCTATGTCATTTCGGCCTATGATGAAAATGTCTTAGAAGGCTTGGAGAAGGCCATTAATGCTTGGATACTGACCTTTAGGAGTAACAAGCGGGCCTTGTACCAACTCTTGAGTGTGGAGGAAGCGGAATTCTATCCTTTTTCTGATGAGGAGAAGGAAACCATTGACCACTACCAAGAGGCTAAATTAATCGCTAGCCCTAAAGAAATTCAGGCTAAATTTAGCCATTTGATGAAAGAATTAGACTGTGATGAATTCCTGGTGGTAAACCAATTATCTGGTTACAATTATCGCCGCGACTTAATTAATATCTTAGCGGACATCGATCTATAG
- the recG gene encoding ATP-dependent DNA helicase RecG: MSSITDPVSVLTGVGPKKAALLKRLKIESIYDLLCQFPFRYEDLSVKSIQELADNQKATLKGRVVTEPVVNYFRGRKGNRLHFRLQVDHEIINVNFFNQAYLKKQIHSQEEILIYGTYEAKRQQLLGIKLINFSSEDNETASVYHTTKGLSQSALRQLIKTALDQYEDQIPELIPEELSRRYQLIPHRQAIRLMHFPNTESDSQHARRQIKYQELFLYSLRIQWRKLNQRYQEAGVQILYDNDQLKEFIRSIPFELTQGQKEVTNQICRDLLQPYPMNRLLQGDVGSGKTIVALIALAAAVSAGFQGALMVPTEILAEQHFKEAQSIYQATGLRCALLTGSTKGKERKQILAQLAQGDLDLMIGTHALFQEDVHFKDLGLVIIDEQHRFGVKQRRQLIDKNTDRHPNVLYMTATPIPRTLEITLMGDMEVSKLKELPAGRQPVKTLWLRPQEASQVDYLLKQELAKGRQAYIICPLVGESEKVEAQNAEKIYVDYQARFGDHYQVGLLHGQLSNEEKEAVMQAYSENTIQLLVATTVVEVGVNVPNASLMVILDADHFGLAQLHQLRGRVGRGQAASFCLLLADPHTENGKERMRIMTESNDGFYLSQQDLELRGAGDYFGTKQSGLPEFHLADPVEDGEILEYSRQDAIQFAPYLMENAQDYPLLGAWLNQVEEERQA, encoded by the coding sequence ATGTCGAGTATCACTGATCCAGTCAGCGTCTTAACTGGAGTAGGCCCGAAAAAAGCGGCCCTGTTGAAGCGTTTGAAGATTGAAAGCATTTATGATTTACTCTGTCAATTTCCTTTCCGTTATGAAGATTTGTCGGTTAAAAGTATTCAGGAATTGGCTGATAACCAAAAGGCAACCTTGAAGGGCCGTGTGGTTACTGAACCCGTGGTAAATTATTTTCGGGGACGTAAGGGCAACCGCCTCCATTTTCGTTTGCAGGTGGACCATGAAATTATCAATGTCAATTTCTTCAACCAAGCCTACCTCAAAAAGCAAATTCACAGCCAAGAAGAGATCTTGATCTATGGGACCTATGAAGCTAAGCGCCAGCAATTATTGGGAATTAAACTCATTAATTTTTCCAGTGAGGATAATGAGACTGCCTCTGTCTACCATACCACCAAGGGGCTCTCACAGTCCGCTTTAAGGCAGTTAATTAAGACAGCTCTTGACCAGTATGAAGATCAGATTCCTGAGCTAATCCCCGAAGAATTGTCAAGGCGCTACCAGTTAATTCCCCATCGCCAGGCCATTCGCTTAATGCATTTTCCAAATACTGAGTCTGATAGCCAGCATGCCCGGCGCCAGATTAAGTACCAGGAACTCTTTCTTTATAGTCTCCGTATCCAATGGCGCAAGCTCAACCAGCGCTACCAAGAAGCAGGGGTACAGATTCTCTATGACAATGACCAGCTGAAAGAATTTATCCGCTCGATTCCCTTTGAATTGACCCAGGGACAAAAAGAAGTTACTAATCAAATTTGTCGGGACCTCCTACAGCCCTATCCCATGAACCGGCTTTTGCAAGGGGACGTGGGGAGTGGGAAGACCATTGTGGCTTTAATCGCTCTAGCGGCTGCTGTATCGGCTGGCTTTCAAGGGGCCTTAATGGTACCTACCGAAATTTTAGCTGAACAGCATTTTAAAGAGGCCCAAAGTATCTACCAAGCCACAGGACTGCGCTGTGCCTTGTTAACCGGGTCTACCAAGGGCAAAGAACGCAAGCAAATCCTCGCCCAGCTGGCCCAGGGAGACCTTGACTTAATGATCGGCACCCATGCCCTCTTCCAGGAAGATGTTCATTTTAAGGACCTGGGGCTAGTCATTATCGATGAGCAGCATCGTTTTGGGGTTAAGCAGCGTCGGCAATTAATCGATAAGAATACAGACCGCCATCCCAATGTTCTCTATATGACCGCTACCCCCATTCCCCGGACCCTAGAGATTACTTTGATGGGCGATATGGAAGTTTCCAAATTAAAGGAACTCCCCGCTGGCCGTCAGCCGGTTAAGACCCTCTGGCTAAGGCCCCAGGAGGCTAGCCAGGTCGACTACCTCTTAAAGCAGGAACTAGCTAAGGGGCGACAAGCTTATATTATTTGTCCCCTGGTAGGAGAGTCAGAAAAAGTCGAGGCCCAAAACGCAGAGAAAATTTATGTTGATTACCAGGCCCGTTTTGGGGACCACTACCAGGTCGGTCTCCTTCATGGGCAGTTATCTAATGAAGAAAAAGAAGCTGTCATGCAGGCCTATAGTGAAAATACGATCCAGCTTCTGGTTGCCACGACGGTGGTTGAGGTGGGAGTCAATGTTCCCAATGCTAGCTTAATGGTTATCTTGGATGCCGACCACTTCGGTCTAGCCCAGCTCCACCAATTACGAGGTCGGGTTGGCCGGGGCCAGGCAGCCTCTTTCTGTCTCTTGTTGGCTGACCCCCATACGGAAAACGGTAAAGAACGGATGCGAATAATGACTGAGTCCAATGATGGCTTTTATTTGAGCCAGCAAGACTTAGAGTTGCGGGGAGCAGGGGACTATTTTGGAACCAAGCAAAGTGGCTTACCTGAATTCCACTTAGCCGACCCGGTCGAAGATGGTGAGATTCTGGAATATAGCCGCCAGGACGCTATTCAATTTGCTCCCTACCTCATGGAAAATGCCCAGGACTATCCCTTACTAGGCGCCTGGTTGAATCAAGTGGAAGAAGAACGTCAAGCCTGA
- the plsX gene encoding phosphate acyltransferase PlsX, translating into MIKIAVDAMGGDHAPQAIVEGALAAVQTYSDIQILLYGDQDQIQALLPEGDYPIEIVHCSEKIAGDDEPVRAIRRKKDASMVVAAKAVKKGQAHALVSAGNTGALLAAGTLLVGRIKGIDRPALLGTLPNLRESGESFVLVDMGANADAKAKQLWENALMGNQYAKDVLGKSQPRVGLLNNGSEDTKGNKVTKEAFELLSQEEQIHFIGNVESRDILAGACDVVVSDGFTGNAVLKAIEGTAKEILTLVSHSLKSGNLKTKLGALLIKNSLKETLGQFDIESVGGATLFGVKAPVIKCHGNASAKTVAATIGQARQIVKSGTYDSLAQQITNKEIQAED; encoded by the coding sequence ATGATTAAAATTGCAGTAGATGCTATGGGTGGTGACCACGCCCCTCAAGCTATCGTGGAAGGGGCCCTGGCAGCAGTCCAGACCTATTCCGATATTCAGATTCTGCTCTATGGGGACCAAGACCAAATCCAAGCCTTGCTCCCTGAGGGCGACTATCCTATTGAGATTGTCCATTGTTCTGAAAAAATTGCTGGTGATGATGAACCAGTCCGGGCCATCCGCCGCAAGAAGGATGCCTCCATGGTTGTTGCCGCTAAGGCGGTAAAGAAGGGTCAGGCTCATGCCTTGGTCTCAGCCGGTAATACGGGGGCCCTCTTAGCAGCAGGAACCTTGCTAGTCGGACGAATTAAAGGAATTGACCGTCCGGCCTTATTGGGAACCCTACCTAATTTAAGAGAATCAGGGGAATCCTTTGTCTTGGTAGATATGGGCGCTAATGCCGATGCCAAGGCCAAGCAACTTTGGGAGAATGCCTTGATGGGTAACCAATATGCCAAGGATGTCTTAGGCAAGAGTCAGCCACGGGTGGGGCTTCTGAATAATGGCTCTGAGGATACTAAGGGCAACAAAGTCACTAAAGAAGCCTTTGAATTATTGAGCCAAGAAGAACAGATCCACTTCATCGGTAATGTGGAATCCCGTGACATCTTAGCTGGGGCCTGCGATGTGGTGGTTAGTGATGGCTTTACCGGTAATGCCGTTCTAAAGGCCATTGAAGGGACAGCTAAAGAGATTCTTACATTAGTCAGTCATAGCCTCAAATCAGGGAACCTAAAAACAAAATTAGGAGCTCTATTGATAAAAAATTCCTTAAAGGAAACCCTAGGACAATTTGATATTGAAAGTGTTGGTGGAGCGACCCTGTTTGGGGTTAAAGCCCCAGTGATTAAGTGTCACGGTAACGCTAGTGCCAAGACCGTTGCTGCAACCATCGGCCAGGCCCGGCAAATTGTCAAGTCAGGCACCTATGACAGTCTGGCCCAACAAATCACTAATAAGGAAATTCAAGCAGAAGACTAG
- the acpP gene encoding acyl carrier protein, with protein MEERKIFDIIREMISERFGLEDEKIDKTTHLSKDLGADSLDIVELVMTLEDYFKVSIPDSTADHIETLEELVDAISLAKKS; from the coding sequence ATGGAAGAGAGAAAAATTTTTGATATCATTCGAGAAATGATCAGCGAGCGATTCGGTTTGGAAGATGAGAAAATCGATAAAACCACCCACTTATCTAAGGACCTGGGGGCGGATTCCTTAGATATTGTGGAGCTGGTCATGACCTTAGAAGATTATTTCAAGGTCTCCATTCCCGATTCAACCGCAGACCATATTGAAACCTTAGAAGAATTAGTTGATGCTATCAGTTTGGCGAAAAAGAGTTAA
- the rnc gene encoding ribonuclease III, whose protein sequence is MFKAIKQLFKEQFDLDIQEKRHYQIAFTHSSYVNEKRKENLEDNERIEFLGDAVLELTVSNFLYHYFPQLPEGDLSRIRALIVCEESLSKRCKECGFDQYVRLGHGEEANGGRERSSLLCDLFEAVVGALYLDLGLDAIEKFLEQTIYPKIESGEFKDHRDNKTALQEELQKDGQINLSYRLLKESGPSHNKRFEVAVCLDGEIIGQGQGTSKKHAEQAAAKQALEDIQKDK, encoded by the coding sequence ATGTTTAAAGCCATTAAGCAGCTTTTTAAAGAACAATTTGATTTGGACATTCAAGAAAAACGTCATTATCAAATTGCCTTCACCCATTCATCCTATGTGAATGAAAAACGCAAAGAAAATTTAGAAGATAATGAACGGATTGAGTTTTTAGGCGATGCCGTTTTAGAATTAACGGTGTCTAATTTCCTCTACCATTACTTTCCCCAACTGCCAGAAGGCGACTTATCTCGGATTCGGGCTTTAATTGTCTGTGAGGAAAGTTTGAGTAAACGGTGTAAGGAGTGTGGCTTTGACCAATACGTCCGTCTAGGGCACGGTGAAGAAGCCAATGGTGGTCGCGAACGTTCTTCCTTACTTTGTGATTTATTTGAAGCCGTTGTGGGAGCCTTATATCTTGATCTTGGGTTAGATGCTATTGAGAAGTTTCTAGAGCAAACCATTTATCCTAAGATCGAGAGCGGTGAATTTAAGGACCACCGAGACAATAAAACCGCCCTCCAAGAAGAACTACAAAAAGATGGTCAGATTAACCTATCTTATCGTTTGTTGAAGGAATCTGGACCCTCCCATAATAAACGTTTTGAAGTAGCGGTCTGTTTGGATGGTGAAATCATCGGGCAAGGCCAGGGGACTTCCAAGAAGCACGCTGAACAGGCGGCAGCCAAACAGGCCCTCGAGGATATACAAAAAGATAAATAA